The Peribacillus simplex genome contains a region encoding:
- a CDS encoding DGQHR domain-containing protein, translating to MAKIVLGGIELYTKTTNTMLNVPFLAFHWLDEDEEIKFFDIINTKAKGIGTSLSRFLKRESDNLSWIATQLIIDPNSPFYNKGTLIGKRTRERHITLQNAYNFLLLLIKNTKIAELPKEKILNITLTYFNCFKELLPVEWSDYKQYRLTHIVCLNALAIAGNKIIPSNYNFVSNQLNIKEINKRMSSIKIFDWSSEGTLKYLKGASGSKLLADDIIASVEK from the coding sequence ATGGCCAAAATAGTTTTAGGAGGAATCGAACTATACACAAAAACAACAAATACAATGTTAAATGTGCCTTTTCTTGCCTTCCATTGGTTAGATGAAGATGAGGAAATAAAATTTTTTGATATTATTAATACAAAAGCTAAAGGTATAGGTACTTCTTTAAGTAGATTTTTAAAAAGAGAAAGTGATAATCTTAGTTGGATTGCAACACAGTTAATTATTGACCCTAACAGTCCCTTTTATAATAAAGGAACGTTAATTGGCAAAAGAACTAGAGAAAGGCATATCACTTTACAAAATGCATATAATTTTCTTTTATTATTAATTAAAAATACAAAGATAGCCGAGTTACCTAAGGAAAAAATACTTAATATAACCCTTACATATTTTAATTGTTTTAAAGAATTGTTACCTGTTGAATGGAGTGATTATAAGCAATATCGATTAACTCATATAGTCTGTTTAAATGCTTTAGCTATAGCCGGCAATAAAATTATTCCTTCAAATTATAATTTTGTTTCTAACCAGTTAAACATTAAAGAAATAAATAAAAGAATGAGCAGTATAAAGATATTTGATTGGTCTAGTGAAGGAACATTGAAATATCTAAAAGGTGCTAGTGGTTCTAAACTCTTAGCTGATGACATCATTGCATCTGTAGAAAAATAA
- a CDS encoding IS110 family transposase, whose translation MNPVVGLDVAKGESQVQAFLDQSKPYGKSFSMKHTKEELDQFLDFLKEVEEVAGQMPMVILESTGHYHSPVIQYLEEQGILYILLNPIISYQAKKSSLRKVKTDAIDAYQLCVLYYKEDFEPHKIRGIQLLDLRNLSRQQEIVTNMYVEAKLQFHTILDQVFPEYRKVFGDLYSKVSLLMLKEYPTSEAVLTAGESRLAESVIEFCPSRSGEWAWEKAKKIMNSASRNPFQKNVYESHVINLRMYIELLFHYQGHLSDLEDRIVALANEMEEYKIIQSIPGIGEKIAATIISEIGEIDRFNHPKKLVAFAGVDPSVHSSGKFTATINRITKRGSSRLRHSLYLAVLCGIRSSRNKKLKAFYDKKKSEGKPAKVSIVACINKLLHWIYAILSRKETFLDLA comes from the coding sequence ATGAATCCAGTTGTTGGTCTGGATGTGGCAAAAGGAGAGAGCCAAGTACAGGCATTTTTAGACCAATCTAAACCGTATGGGAAGAGCTTTTCAATGAAGCATACCAAGGAGGAATTGGATCAATTTTTAGACTTTCTAAAAGAAGTTGAAGAGGTGGCAGGGCAGATGCCTATGGTCATTTTAGAATCTACAGGGCATTACCATTCTCCCGTTATTCAATACTTGGAGGAACAAGGGATTCTATATATCTTACTAAATCCGATTATTTCTTATCAGGCAAAGAAGTCCAGTTTACGGAAGGTAAAAACAGACGCTATCGATGCGTACCAGTTGTGTGTGCTGTATTACAAGGAGGATTTTGAACCTCATAAAATTAGAGGAATTCAGCTTTTAGACCTTCGTAATTTGTCCAGACAACAGGAAATCGTAACGAATATGTATGTGGAGGCTAAACTTCAGTTTCACACCATTTTAGATCAAGTGTTTCCTGAATACCGGAAGGTTTTTGGGGATCTATATTCGAAGGTTTCTTTATTGATGTTAAAGGAATATCCTACTTCAGAGGCGGTATTAACGGCCGGAGAAAGTAGACTAGCAGAGAGTGTAATAGAGTTCTGTCCTAGCAGATCGGGTGAATGGGCGTGGGAAAAAGCAAAAAAAATAATGAATTCCGCATCTCGAAATCCATTTCAAAAAAACGTGTATGAAAGTCACGTAATCAATCTTCGTATGTATATTGAGTTGCTTTTTCATTACCAGGGACACCTTTCTGATTTGGAAGATCGTATAGTGGCCCTGGCAAATGAAATGGAAGAATATAAGATCATCCAATCGATTCCCGGTATCGGAGAAAAAATCGCAGCCACGATTATCTCAGAAATTGGTGAAATCGATCGGTTTAATCATCCGAAAAAACTGGTTGCCTTCGCTGGAGTGGATCCAAGTGTTCACTCATCGGGTAAGTTTACGGCAACCATTAATCGTATTACCAAAAGGGGTTCGAGCAGACTACGTCACTCTCTGTATCTTGCCGTACTATGCGGCATAAGAAGTTCAAGGAACAAAAAGCTTAAAGCCTTCTATGATAAGAAAAAATCAGAAGGAAAACCTGCCAAAGTGTCAATCGTTGCCTGTATAAATAAGTTACTTCATTGGATTTATGCTATATTAAGCAGAAAAGAAACGTTCCTAGATTTAGCCTAA